In Sesamum indicum cultivar Zhongzhi No. 13 linkage group LG8, S_indicum_v1.0, whole genome shotgun sequence, the sequence atgttGGTACTTTTATTCTCTTCTGTTCAAAATTTTCGtcatgtttatttttacttgcttgAATATTGTCtccttaattttgtttgatgatgTTCTGTTGGTACTACAAGATCACCAGCATGTGAGCTTGATGAACTGTCAGTGGAAAAGAAAGTTTTCCTTGCagggtatttttatttgcaCATGGATTCCTATAGTAAAATCCAATACTCTCTTACAAGaacctttttctttccttccctTTTGGAAATTGTAATCTGAAACATGTTTATTTTGGTTTATCCCTTCAGTGGAGCAAGCATGCTGATAATGCTCTCATTATATTGTTCCAGACAACGCGTCTACATGAGTAGTTTTCATACAAAGGATTAGTCTACTAACATCTTCAGCAAATGTTTACAATTTTAACTTTTCCAGAGTAAAGCTTTTctttatgtaaaatatgttGTATAATTCTATTCNNNNNNNNNNTGTCAGTAAGGTGGTGGTTGTCAGGCTGTGGTACCATGAATTTTCAGATGTTAGTAGCTTGTATTGCCTGTTtagtatatgaaaaataaagatctTTAAAGAGGTTACTCATTTAGtcatttaaaatacatattcaaGTGTAGGGTAATGATGGTGAAAATGTTGTATCCAATTTACGAAGTGGAGTAGCAGCCGAGAATGCTGTTGCAATTATGCAAGAAAGGGGTTTCTCTAATCCACGAAGATCTAGGCATCGTTTGACCCCTGGAACTGTCAAATTTGCCGCATTTCATGTTCTTTCTTTGGAAGGAAGTAAGGGTCTTTCAATATTGGATGTTGCTGATAAGATTCAGGTAATTTTGTTGTGAACTCCATTATCAGTTTTTCCTACTATGCTGCTGACAAGAATTATCAACTTGTGTGAAGAAATCTGGTCTTCGGGATCTCACCACAAGTAAGACGCCAGAAGCATCTATTTCTGCTGCTTTGTCAAGGGATACAAAGCTCTTTGAGAGAACAGCTCCCTCAACATATTGTGTACGATCCCCTTACAGGAAGAACTCTGCTGATGCTGAGACAATACTCTCTGCAGCCAGGGAAAAGATCCGGTTATATCAAAATGGAAATGTAGATGGGGAAGCTGAGGATGTTGAAAAAGAGGATGCTGAAAGAGATCAAGACTCGGAAAGTGATGCTGCTGATGATCCTGATGTTGATGACTTGGATGCTGTCTCAAAGCTTAAGGAAGCTTCTCATTCTAGTGAAAGAAGCAGACTTCAAGATGTAAACTGCTCCACATATGGAAAGGAGACCTCTTGCAGTGAGTTTATGGAAACCCCAATACATGCCCATGGGACTTCGAGAAGCAGTTCAAGTTTGAGGCAATCTGTAGATGAGAGAAAAAGTAATGGAACATCTGGTGATCCATGTGCGGATGTTACAGGGATCCATTCCCAGGTTGCTGTTCCTGATCAAGAAGACACTGTAATTGACGATTGTGGATATGCAGAACCATGGGTTCAAGGACTTACTGAAGGGGAGTATGCTGATCTTAGCATCGAAGAGCCTCTGAGTGCTCTTGTGGCCTTGATTGGTGTTGCAAATGAAGGAAATACTATACGTATTGCATTGGAGGTACCCCTGAAGTCTTAAAGGAATCATGTACTATTTTGTGTtcatattttctgttttacCTGATAAAGTGAACTTTTCAGGAGCGCCTTGAAGCCGCAAATGCATTAAAGAAGCAGATGTGGTCGGAGGCACAACTTGATAAGCGTCGTATGAAAGAGGAGAATActgtaaaattacataattcatCACTTGCAGGTAACAAAGCTGACCAGAATATACCCTATGGTCCTGTTGAGGACAGGAGAAATCCACTGCTCACTGGTGATATAAAAGATGTGTTGTCATCTTCAAACCATGCAGTCCAGCTAGTGGATTTGAATGAACAACAGAACGAGCAAAGTTATTGTAGTGACATTGTTAGTGAAAAGAACCCCTTAATGCATGAGTTCTCTGTGGGTTCTGATAACTTGTTGCTTCAGCAATCTGTATGCGCTGCTGAGAAGTCCCGATCAGAGCTAAAAGCTTTAATTGGTTACCAAGCAGAGcagttgtatgtatatagatCACTGCCTCTTGGACAGGATCGGAGACGCAATAGATATTGGCAGTTCATAACATCTCCATCTCAAAATGATCCAGGCTCTGGCAGAATATTTGTTGAGTTATGCAACGGTGCTTGGAGACTTATCGATTCTGAAGaggtatttttgtttatttcttcaatTGTTTGCTTTGTTAGGTTATTGACCTATGCTTGTGCAACCCATATTCATTTGTTGAtaataatttctgaaattgagCAGCCAATTTTTGACACTACCATCATGTTGGCTCTGTTCTTTTATTCATCATACCTCTTTTGAGATTGCCGGCTGCCAAACTATCTGATCTCCTAATAACTATATAACTAGTAGACCAAGTTATTTTCCGctctaagaaaaaaatatttgcatcTGAATGAGAAATTTTTCTGAAGCAGTTGAAACTGctattcctttttttatttaagttttgtgcacaaaaatattaatgagagtgtcatttttaataatcatattaGTCTAAATTTATTGCAGTGTTACCTCAGTCTCCCTTTTGGAATGACGAAATTTGTaatccttataatttaatcacaGGGAAATTCTACAAGGATCAAACTGTAGTTCcgttgttttcttcttttatgttctttctttctttttggaaTGGGGTGGGGGGTTGTATTCTGCCTGATTTGGCTGGATCTTGTATCCAGtctgcataattttttatgattttgattttaatctGTTCCTATGATTATACTTTGTGTGAATCACAAATAAGTTATCTTGCTTTCATTTACAGTTCTTGCTGAAGGATCCAAGTGTATTCGAATTAATACTTTCTGCtttaagaatttcaaaattattattctttcagtATTATGTAAACCTAACAAAtagttttattatatagtaTTTGTCCATATTATATTGTACtaagtttttgttttcattgaATTCAAGCCAGACCTTGGCCATTTCACCTGTTTGTCAATGAATATCGAACTTGTATCTTGACTTGTGCCGTCTACTTTCTGCTACATTTAGGGCTTTGATGCTCTGGTGTCTTCTTTGGACATTCGTGGGATCAGAGAATCTCATTTGCATTCGATGTTGCGGAAAATTGAAACATCTTTCAAAGGAACTGCTAGAAAAAATTTGCTATGCACAATTCATCCTGGGAATGCCTTCAATGAAGTCAAGATGGAAGTTCTAGAAATGAGACCCAAGAGCGATAGCTATTCTAGCAATAATGACAGCCGCAAGAGTATACTCTGTGCATCCTATTCCAAGTCTCCAGAACCTTCTGTACAATTTTCCAATGAGCTCGAAAAAAATGTAACAGAGGAAAATGAGCTCATGGATAGATGTAAAGATGTTGAGAAGTGGATGTGGGAAGAATGCTTTAATTCTAACAAATTAGGAGCCTTAAATTGTGGAAGATTGAGGTCCCAACTGCTGCTGCAAATCTGCAATTGTTGTCATGACTTGTTTTCTTGTGACCATAACCATTGTCCTTCCTGTCATAGGACTTACAGCATTTTTGATCAAAGTTTCAATTTTCCAGAACATGTTAGTCAATGCAAAGGGAAAGTGAGTGAAGAGCTTGATGGGTTCACGCTCAAATTTTCTCTTCCCCCAAGAGTTAGACTTCTGAAAGCTCAATTGGCTACAATTGAGGTTacaataatatcatttttgcTTAGAGATTTAGTTTCCATTACTTAGATCGTGCCCTGATTCTGACTTCAAGGCCTTACATTTGTCAATTTTCTGGTAACTTTTCCAGGCCTCTATTCCCTCAGAAGCTCTTGAATCTGTTTGGTCAGAACAGTACAGAAAATCTTGGGGTATGAAGTTACACATGGCATCAACAGCAGAAGAGCTCCTTCAGGTCTcgctctgtatttttttttttgtttttgtgtctGTCAATCCACTGACGATCTCTCCTCCTTTCTACATTTTTGCATGTGGCTCAAAGGTGGAATGTTCATCTATTTAGAACTcctgaataaaatataacaggCAGAAAGGGCtgtgttttctatttcttcatttgttatgaaatatttttaggtTGTCTGTGATCCATTTATGATGGCTTGAAGACTATTGCAGCACTgatatttttgattttatgctcactttttctgtattttgtcTGGTCAATGGTCAGAATTTGACATTGCTGGAAAATAGCATCAAGAAGGATTTCTTGTCAGCAAATTACGAGACCACCTGTGAAATATTGAGCTCCCGCAAAATTGTAGCTGATTGTTTCTCTGGACCTGAAGAGATTTCTGTACTTCCATGGATACCTCAGACAACGTCTGCTGTAGCGCTGCAGCTCATGGAACTTGATTCATCCATCTATTATACGGTCCACGAGAAAGAGTCTTGTCAAAAGGATAATCAAGCCGGTTATTTTGCTGTAAGCATTTACCATTTTATATgcaataattactatttttggGGCCTTTATCTATTTATCATCTTTCTTCTTGGGTTGGGTCGGGGCCTCAACCCTGTTCTCATTTATCTATGAATACCAGAGTCCAAATCCATTCCTGATCCCAGCAGTTTATACTTCCGTTTATTTGAATGTCGGAGTAATTTGTGTTTTTGCAGAAGGCTCCATTAAGATATTATACAGTGGACAGTTCAATAAATAATGTGTCACAAGCTGGCTATCTGCGACAAGATAATTGGGTGGATCTGGTAAGCGGGCGTACCAACTTGAGACGAGGACGAGGACGTCCAAGAGGTCCTAGTCGTACATGTGGTGGAAAATCACTGAGAAAGGCCATTAATTCCCAGGATGAAATGCGTCGTGGAagtacagaaaaatataaatttgggGAATTTCCAGGCTGGAAAGGCCGGCCACGTGGACGAGGCGGCCGTAAGAAAGGTCGGCGCTCCATTAGAAGAAAACAGAAGCCTGATAAGGGATCGGGGAAGAATGTTGTTGAGAAAAGCGGCATGAAGAAAAGTAACTTCGGCGATACCCCAGGTCGACAACAAGAGGAATGGAATTTGGAAGAAATACCAATGGAAGTTCCGGGTGCTGAAAATGTCAGCAGCTCTGGAAGATCAGAATTTGAGGATGACAACAGTCCAGCATCTGCTGATGAATATGACGATATTTCAGTTGATGATATTGCTGGTGTCAGGGATGGGAAGTCTAGGTACTTTGCCACAGTTGACGATTATAAAGTAGGTGGGGAAGATGATGGACATGATGATGGAGATGATGTTGATGAGAATGATGAATATGAAGGTGATGATGGAGACAATCAACAGAGAGATTTTTATGTTGATGGGTATTTCAACAGTGACTTTCATGAAGAGGGAAATCAACCGACAGGAGTAGAGCACGCTAGGGATGTACTGGATAGAGGTTCGGCGTCTTCATCCGCTTCTGATTATAGTTACTAATACTCGACAGCCAAACAAGACATTATATGACTGCAACAACaggaaaagaaggaaatatactaatattttagtcTAGGATGGACGATGTGTTTATACGCTCCAGAATTGCTGAAATTTTCTAACGGTTGCTCTGTTTCAATATGTCTCTGATTGATTCTCGTTCGGGTAATTTTATGATTTCCTTGCTATCTGATCTGATCTATGGTGTAATCTTGTTTGGTGGCGAGATATAATTCTCCAGTCCACTGATCTCATTGTCTGGTTATACGCAAGTTTCTCGTTGCTGGTGTGTACTTGTCATTTCACTATGAATTTCTTAGCCTCAACCTTTGTCTTCAGTCATGAGGTACGCTTACCAGCAACTTGTGTCATTTCACTATGAATTTCTTAGCCTCAACCTTTGTCTTCAGTCATGAGGTACGCTTATTTGGTAATGAGCAGAGTGATTGGAATCATGTTAAACCTGCCCGAAATTGTCGAATATCATGGGCGATGCTATGTTGTTTACTTATTGCTTCATGTAAAATGGCATATTTAGCCTCTTTGTCAAATAAGCCCCCTTCAATTTCAAACACAAAAGTAAtggcaaaattatttaaagaaatttataaaataccaTGTTTTACGAAGTTTTGATTAAGTCACCAGAACTGGGTTTAGAAAACCTGGTTGTATAACTGTACATGCATATAACATCAACTCTCATAATCTACCAAGCTATTCTCCAAATTTTAAAGATAGCAGCTACGACTAACTAATTAGGATCATAATGTACAAGTAGTTTTTGCCTAATTTATTCAACAATCGGGTCTCGAGTGATGAACACATTTCTCCGGCTGTTCTTTTCTTGTCATATATGATAGATCAAGGAAGTCAAGACTGCTTGATTGCTGCGTTGAAGAGATGATTCCCTCTCCACCTTCTGGCAGTCCATAGGATACCAGTCTCGCACTGTTGCTATGCCCACTTCCTTCAAGTCATCTTCCTCAAATGGCGAATATACTGTACAGAACTCTAGACAGGGGCGAGCCTAGGCCCTAGACAGCCCATGTGGCCGACAGGGCTTGGGTCTAGGCTACCTCTTGGGCATATAGtccattaagttttttttcatatacataaaaatgtaaaatggGCTTACTCGACAGGGTTTAGCCtaactccttttttttttagcccATCAATTCTTGTAGGTTTTTAgctcataaattaatatagaaaaattaaattaatcatgacTATATCAAATTGTAATCTTATAGAGATCTCCTCTCAGTAGAAGTGTAGAAGatgctataataataaatatattagattccgtattaaatttattgtagtaCAAACCCATGTttgtacaagaaaatataaattgccATCTaatctttttcattattataaattctcGTCTAATCTTCCTCATCAACATGCAAGCGGCTGCTGtacaaggaaaagaaaatcacaaatttTTCCTGTATAAGAGAAGTTCGTtctatctcataattttttcaatatcaggttatcatttttctcaaaatttctaTTACTTTTAgatttatgttattttgtcTAAATCTCTTAGAACAAATAAACAAgtttagatataaaaattatttacgaaatttatgattataatttatataaattttgaacttgcTCCTCGTTCTCAGAGTAATAGTGATAGATTAGTTGtatttatatcataatatgtatttaacttgcaatgataaattataacaatttaattttttggatgaatttcaataattataaaattttgataggGGTAAGCCAAATTTCTGGCTCGGCCACTGACTTTAGATTCAACCCCTCACATAGGATACATTATTCGCCAATTCTCTCTTATATTGCCAGTCGGAGAACAAAACAGTTCCTAGAGATTTTCACAAGCCCCAACAGAACTGAACTCATTGGCTTCAGCAATTGCAAGGCTGCTGCAGCGGTAGAATACATGCCTGCAATGTTTCTCCATCTAATACAATCTGATGGAGAGAACCccaattttaatatgtaataccaaaaatacccttaatgaagggtatttcCATCATCTCATAGGCGGGTTCGTGCATCAAGGATAACGGGTCAGATACTCCATCGTCTGGACCCGTTTATTTACGGAAGACACCGATACACTGAGGACCGTCCGATCGAGGACGCTCATACCTTAGATGTCGACACGTGGCTCAAACAACAATAACCACATGGGTCTTATAAATACCCCGACGCACTGCTTCAAGAGGTAACTGTGTTATTATCATTTTCGACCTATATTCTCTAGatcacatatttttatctcGAACACCACTAATTTGAGCGTCGGAAGGTCGTTGTCGGGGACGAACCCGACGAGCTTCAcgtttttattttgttctcaGGACCCCATCGCTCGATCTTAGGAGAGTAAGCAGCTAGCTTCAAGATCACTGCTCGAGGTTGCTAAATTCAAGCAagatcagttggcgccgtctgtgggaacccTGAGGATCACCGGCTTAGGAATGGAAGGATCTTCGAGGAGGAATGTGTTGGAAGAGGATACTCCAGGGCGGGGAGTGTCGGTAGTTCAGTTAACAAGGGATGAGCTCCAAAGAATGATGGAAGAAGAGGGCAGAAACGCTATTGTAGCATATGAAAGGAGAACAACGACTCCAATGGTTAAGGAGATAACTAAGCGACAACTGTTCAAAGAGAAGGACACGCAAAGGCTGTTGGAGGACGCAAGCAGAAGAGAGTTTGAAAGAAGTCGTGAAACCAGCAACCTCGGAAGCTGTTTCCAATAGTAAAGTCAGAGCCAAAGTGAGAGAACCAACAATATCGCGAGCTGAAGTAGATAGTGTGGGCAAGCAAATTGAATTGCTGGGAAAACAGATTGATGAATTAAAAAAGCGAGGAGAACTGGTCGCCCATAATAGAAACTCGTCTTTTAGCAACAAGATACTAATGTAGTTAGTGGATCCCAGCTTCAGGATGCCTGATTTACTAAAGTGCGACGGGACGAAAGACCCTCAAGAGATATGACAACATTCGAATTGGTGATGAATTTATATGGACAATCTGGTCCAATCATgactaaattatttgttactaCTCTTGCAGGGAAGGCGCAGGAGTGGTTCACGAACCTGCCAAGCGGGAGTATTGAGTCCTATGATAGAAGTTCAACTTCTACTTTGCTAGCAAAAGAAAGCAGAAGAGGTCAACAACATATTTATTCACAATACGGCAAAGGGAGGATGAGTCGCTAAAAAGTTTTATAGGGCGATTCAACAATGAGATGCTAGAGGTCCAGGATTTGAGAATAGATATGATGGTAAGCATATTCGTACATGGGCTAAAAAAGGACCTCTTGCATCCGCTTTGGCATGCGACCCACCTACAGATGTCGAACAACTCATGGCCATGTCCTAAAAATACATAGACGAAGAAGAGATGAACACCGTGAAAGATGGGGAATGGCAGAACCGAACTCGAGATAGAAATTTCAATCGAAGTAGGGAAATGAGAGAGGGAGAAAGTCAGCCCGCAAGGCATGATAAGAAAAGAGAGCCCCCGTACCAACCCAAGTATCACAACTACACTCCCCTCGCGATGACTAGAACTAAAGCCCTGATGATGGTCGAGAAGTCTAACGTGCTCAAGTGGCCAAGACATACCAGATATACACCTGCCAAGAAATTCTCCAACAAATACTGCAGATTTCATCGAGAGAAACGGCACGACACAGAGGGGTGCTTCCAGTTAAAGGACGAAATTGAGAGGCTGGTAAGGCAAGGATATTTCAGAGATCGCATTTTGAGCGAGCATAAGCCAGGAAGAGATGACTCGAGAAGGAGCAGGTCGAGGAGTAGGGATCGGCACGCGAACTCCATGAGGGAAGATAGAACTGCCGCGGCAAGAGAAAATGCCTCGATAAAGGGAGTAATCCATATAATAGCAGGAGGTCCAAGTGGGGGCGATTCTAAGAGGATGAGGAAGCGGTATGAGAGAGTAAGTGGATCGAATTGGAGCCGCAAATTCGTGATGAACGtgaaagaaaaggaggaaatTTCCTTTAGTAGCAAAGACAGGCAACAGGGGATAGGGTCGCAGAACGATCCCATGCTCATCAGGATGCACATAGCTAACTTTGCAGTGCACAAAGTTCTAATAGACAATGGGAGTTCGGctgatatcatttttaaaggTGTAGTGAAAAGGATGGGATTAGAGAACACCAAACTGGAGCCGGTAAAAACCCTGCTTGTAAGTTTTGGGGGTACTGAAGTGACGTCTTTAGGCACTATAAGGTACCAGTTCCTATAGGAGATGAACCTAGGCAGAGGACTTTGATGATTAGATTTTTGGTAGTGGACACCCCGTTCGCTTACAATGTGATATTGGGAAGGCTAGGTTTGAATCGTTCAGAGCAGTGGTTTCAATGTACCacatgaagatgaagttcccAACAGAATGGCATTGGGGAAGTGTCGTGCTACCAAAGAGAAGCAAGAAGATGTTACAATCTCTCAATGAAAGGTAGTTCAGATAATAAGAAAAGGAAGGTCGAAGAAAGCTCAGGGCCATATACGTACAAGCCCGATCGCATGAAGCCTAGTGAAGAGCAAAAAGTGGTAGAGTTCGTTGAAGGAGACCCTAGCAAAACGACTAGAATCGGAGTTTGAATGGGTGGATTGGAAACTGCAATGATCGAGTTCTTGAGGAAAATGTAGATATGTTCGTATGGAGCCCTTTAGATTTCAAGGGTATCAACCCAGAGTTAATAGTGCATGGACTTAATGTTGATCCAACAATGCGATTGGTGCAACAAAAGAAGAGATCATTTGGTATATAAAAGAATCGCATCATTGAGGAGGAAGTAGGGAAGTTGCTGAAAGCCGGGTATGTGTTCGAGATCCAGTATACTGAATGGCTGCGAACGTAGTGGTCGTCCTAAAAGCATCAGAAAAATGGCGTATGTGctcaaatttcacaaatttaaaCAAAGCCTGCCCAAAGGACCCTTATCCACTACCGAGGATTGATGTGCTGGTCGATTCTACAGCGGGATATGAGCTCTTCTCGATGATGAATGCTTATCAAGGTTATCACCAAATTTACATGGCGAAAGAGGATCATAACAAAACTTCTTTTATAACTGATGGTTGTATCTATTGTTACAATATGATGTCGTTTGGTCTAAAAAATGCAGGTGCCACTTATCAATGTTTGGTGAATAAGATGTTCAGCGAACTCATGGGAAGAACGATGGAAGTTTACATTGATGACATGCTTTTAAAGAGAAAGAGGTCGGATAATCATCTTGAGCATTTGAAGCAGGCGTTAGCGATAATGAGGTCATACGGGATGAAGCTGAACTCTAACAAATGCACATTTGGAGTGAGTGGTGAAAAATTTCTAGGATATATGGTTAGTGAACGAGGGATCGAAGCAAACCCGAAAAGATCGAGGCAATCATAGGAATGAGATCGCTAACTACGATCAAGGAAGTGCAGAAACTTACAGGTAAAATCGCGTCCCTTAATCGCTTTACTTCTCGATCTGTAGATAGAAGCTTGCCATTTTTTAGAGTATTGAGGAAAACAAAGGACTTTAAATGGGATGAAGAATGTGAAGGGGCTTTTCAAGACCTTAAAAGTTATCTCACGAAACCTCCACTATTAGCTAATCCCAAGGAAGGTGAGGTGCTCTTCTTATATTTAGTTGTCTCAGAAAACACAGTTAGTTCGGTACTAGTGCGCGAGTCCGGAGGAATCCAGAACCCCGTGTACTATGTAAGCATGATGCTGCAAGGGGCGGAAAAAAGATACATTGAGATGGAGAAGTTAGTACTAGCATTAATTGTTACAGCTAGAAAATTACGACCCTATTTTCAATCTCACAAGATAATTGTGCTCACCAATCACCCTTTGAAGAATGTTATGTCTCGACCTGAAGCGTCGGGAAGATTGGTCAAATGGGCGATAGAGTAAGGAGAATATGATATAGATTATCAGGCTAGGGTCACATAAAAGGCGCAAGTTCTGGTGGATTTTATGATCGAATTAGTGGGAGATCCAACGAGGAAACATAATGGCAAGTGGATGCTGCACGTCGATTGATCTTCCAACGCCAGTAATGGGGGCACAAGAATATGGATTCAGGGGCCAGACGGAGTGGAGATCGAAGTTGCAGCAAGATTGTCCTTTCTCATCACTTACAACAAAGCTGAATATGAAGCCCTGATCCTAGGGCTAGAATTGGCGTACGAGGCAGGGGCCAAAGATTTAGAGGTCTTCACTGACTCACAGCTGGTCGCAATGCAGATAGATGGGACCTATGAGACACGGGAGAGATCAATGACTTTATATCAAAAGAAGGCAAAGGCATGGATGATAAATTTGACAGTTGTGCGGTCCAACAAATTCCGCGATGTGAAAATGACAGAGCGGATGCGTTATCAAAGTTCGGAGCCACTATGTATTAAAGATCGCAAAATTACGGAAATAATTCAAGATAAGACAATGATTATTGGGGGTTTGAATATAGAAATGGTATGTGAGACGAAGTCTTGGAAGGATGAGATCGTGAAATACTTAGAAGAAGGCACCCTACCCGACTATCCCATTCAAGCCAAGAGGATAAAATTTAAGGCCATACGTTTCACGCTCATTTCAAggcaattatataaaagaactATAGATGACCTATTGCTGAAGTGTTTTGACGAAAAAACTGATTATGTGATGAAAGAATTCCATAAGGGAAACTGCGGAAACCATTAGGAACGAGATTGTTGGCCTAGAAGATTGTAAGGCAGGGATATTTTTTGCCGAAATAGTGAAAGACACGAAGGAATATGTGAAGAAATGTGATAGCCGTCAAAGATATGCGTTGTTATACATCAAACTGCGACCTCCATGGAACCGATTAAGATCGCATGTCCCTTCGATCAGTGGGGCATAGATATTGTGGGACCATTTCCCCCAGATCAAGCCCAggaaaaaatcattattgtAGCTATGGAGTACTTATGAAAATGGGTCGAGGCCGAAACTGTAGCAAAAATAACTGAGAAGGAAGTGATTAATCTTATTTGGAAATATCATCTACAAATTTGGGAT encodes:
- the LOC105167386 gene encoding homeobox-DDT domain protein RLT2-like; translated protein: MEVDGGGDGGGGGGGEGGGGLSMEMEKKNMPEGESKVKRRMKTPSQLEILEKTYASETYPSEALRAELSVKLGLTDRQLQMWFCHRRLKDRKPPTEKRQKKSFSPSAAAGPSGGSADEMILDDADMAKEPGSGLSLFGNMDLLQQQQRVVHKVGSAVPRISSELPSMRRFYEPPLAISEQRAIAFVEAQLGEPLREDGPILGMEFDPLPPGAFGAPIGQQKPSGQPYDVKLYESPESKQIKGASRALLEYQFLPEKPSARNDAHERAGPPHYYGPPTDNQNARVPLPMGRSLMRSNEQVSSGYSLQSQMPSLLSQQGRQGHHLSPASGEVGIASRVPPLLNVNTDAHYLVQPLNGLSNHIITPERRIIYDEERLERKRKSEEARIAKEVEAHEKRIKKELEKQDILRRKKEEQMRKEMERQDRERRKEEERLLREKQREEERYQREQRREMERREKFLQKEYIRAEKMRLKEEMRREKEAAKLKAANDRAAARRIAKESTEMIEDERLELMELAALSRGLSSILALDAETLQNLDMFKDKLPEFPPKSANLKRPFRLQPWTDSEENVGCLLMVWRFLINFADVLGLWPFTLDEFTQAFHDCDPRLLGEIHIALLRSIIKDIEDVARTATTAPVANQNPAVMPGGGHPEIVEGAYAWGFDLLSWQRHLTPLTWPEVLRQFALSAGFGPKLKKRSMELPHFHDEHEGNDGENVVSNLRSGVAAENAVAIMQERGFSNPRRSRHRLTPGTVKFAAFHVLSLEGSKGLSILDVADKIQKSGLRDLTTSKTPEASISAALSRDTKLFERTAPSTYCVRSPYRKNSADAETILSAAREKIRLYQNGNVDGEAEDVEKEDAERDQDSESDAADDPDVDDLDAVSKLKEASHSSERSRLQDVNCSTYGKETSCSEFMETPIHAHGTSRSSSSLRQSVDERKSNGTSGDPCADVTGIHSQVAVPDQEDTVIDDCGYAEPWVQGLTEGEYADLSIEEPLSALVALIGVANEGNTIRIALEERLEAANALKKQMWSEAQLDKRRMKEENTVKLHNSSLAGNKADQNIPYGPVEDRRNPLLTGDIKDVLSSSNHAVQLVDLNEQQNEQSYCSDIVSEKNPLMHEFSVGSDNLLLQQSVCAAEKSRSELKALIGYQAEQLYVYRSLPLGQDRRRNRYWQFITSPSQNDPGSGRIFVELCNGAWRLIDSEEGFDALVSSLDIRGIRESHLHSMLRKIETSFKGTARKNLLCTIHPGNAFNEVKMEVLEMRPKSDSYSSNNDSRKSILCASYSKSPEPSVQFSNELEKNVTEENELMDRCKDVEKWMWEECFNSNKLGALNCGRLRSQLLLQICNCCHDLFSCDHNHCPSCHRTYSIFDQSFNFPEHVSQCKGKVSEELDGFTLKFSLPPRVRLLKAQLATIEASIPSEALESVWSEQYRKSWGMKLHMASTAEELLQNLTLLENSIKKDFLSANYETTCEILSSRKIVADCFSGPEEISVLPWIPQTTSAVALQLMELDSSIYYTVHEKESCQKDNQAGYFAKAPLRYYTVDSSINNVSQAGYLRQDNWVDLVSGRTNLRRGRGRPRGPSRTCGGKSLRKAINSQDEMRRGSTEKYKFGEFPGWKGRPRGRGGRKKGRRSIRRKQKPDKGSGKNVVEKSGMKKSNFGDTPGRQQEEWNLEEIPMEVPGAENVSSSGRSEFEDDNSPASADEYDDISVDDIAGVRDGKSRYFATVDDYKVGGEDDGHDDGDDVDENDEYEGDDGDNQQRDFYVDGYFNSDFHEEGNQPTGVEHARDVLDRGSASSSASDYSY
- the LOC105167565 gene encoding uncharacterized protein LOC105167565, translating into MNTVKDGEWQNRTRDRNFNRSREMREGESQPARHDKKREPPYQPKYHNYTPLAMTRTKALMMVEKSNVLKWPRHTRYTPAKKFSNKYCRFHREKRHDTEGCFQLKDEIERLVRQGYFRDRILSEHKPGRDDSRRSRSRSRDRHANSMREDRTAAARENASIKGVIHIIAGGPSGGDSKRMRKRYERVSGSNWSRKFVMNVKEKEEISFSSKDRQQGIGSQNDPMLIRMHIANFAVHKVLIDNGSSADIIFKGVVKRMGLENTKLEPVKTLLVSFGGTEVTSLGTIRYQFL